In Aegilops tauschii subsp. strangulata cultivar AL8/78 chromosome 3, Aet v6.0, whole genome shotgun sequence, one genomic interval encodes:
- the LOC109745453 gene encoding uncharacterized protein, which yields MGFDTPLPATRGGRPSSPQWWVRHCVQALLEVSCCSAAPSQSHDSSGPICTNLPTPRSKTKKTDKAHPEPTHIHSFLAQHRPPLPTHALPLPAASPSLPTRCRHRPPSPPYRRAAAAGRPPLPTDALPPPAALPHTHTPQPAPAAHPYPRSVVLHSPASLLPPPSRTSWPELPTARRAAAPCAPPPIPHRCCPPRSKAGDLASLSCSLCQPPKLVARRPPAPSRDPQSSYCDASTSCSSMDYCHPPRHQEHDWSSPVAPALPPTSSTLKTPTHPIRWWSKHGGKKDSHPAVAQALLPAGGHLHVSSIWALPCSCNPLSPAAAAVPCLALSVRTAQAIHCLHTRPFDDATLKQITLTSTKPFTSATKGVAISFC from the exons ATGGGGTTCGATACTCCGCTGCCGGCGACCCGGGGCGGCCGCCCCAGCTCGCCCCAATGGTGGGTCCGCCACTGCGTGCAGGCGCTCCTCGAGGTGTCTTGCTGCTCGGCAGCCCCCTCGCAATCCCACGACTCGTCA GGCCCGATCTGCACAAACCTCCCCACGCCCCGATCAAAAACTAAGAAAACAGACAAAGCCCACCCAGAACCCACGCACATCCACTCCTTTCTCGCACAGCACCGCCCGCCCCTCCCTACCCACGCGCTGCCGCTGCCGGCCGCTAGCCCCTCCCTACCCACGCGCTGCCGCCATCGGCCGCCCTCCCCTCCCTACCGacgcgctgccgccgccggccgccctcCCCTCCCTACCGacgcgctgccgccgccggccgccctcCCCCATACCCACACGCCGCAGCCAGCGCCGGCCGCCCATCCCTACCCACGCTCCGTCGTTCTCCATAGCCCAGCCAGCCTCCTCCCCCCGCCGTCACGCACCTCCTGGCCGGAGCTCCCCACTGCACGGCGCGCCGCCGCGCCCTGCGCACCACCACCCATCCCTCACCGTTGTTGCCCGCCAAGATCCAAGGCAGGGGATCTGGCCAGTCTCTCCTGCTCCCTTTGTCAGCCCCCCAAGCTCGTTGCTCGTCGGCCACCAGCTCCATCCAGGGACCCCCAGAGTTCCTACTGCGACGCCTCAACCTCCTGCTCTTCCATGGATTATTGCCATCCACCACGCCATCAGGAACACGATTG GTCTTCCCCTGTGGCTCCTGCCCTTCCTCCGACGTCATCCACTTTGAAGACACCGACGCACCCCATCAGGTGGTGGAGCAAGCATGGGGGAAAAAAGGACTCGCATCCCGCCGTCGCGCAAGCCCTACTTCCCGCTGGTGGCCATCTCCACGTAAGTTCGATCTGGGCACTGCCCTGCTCGTGCAACCCATTGTCGCCGGCAGCCGCTGCGGTCCCGTGCCTGGCACTCTCTGTGCGCACTGCCCAGGCCATTCACTGTCTCCACACAAGGCCGTTTGACGACGCAACTCTCAAGCAGATCACCCTTACCAGCACAAAGCCGTTCACCTCCGCCACAAAGGGAGTTGCTATTTCTTTTTGCTGA
- the LOC109745458 gene encoding putative H/ACA ribonucleoprotein complex subunit 1-like protein 1, with amino-acid sequence MRPPRGGGGFRGRGGDRGGRFGGGGRGGGGRGRFGGGGGGFRDEGPPAEVVEVSTFLHACEGDAVTKLTNEKVPYFNAPIYLQNKTQIGKVDEIFGPINESYFSVKMFEGVIATSYNEGDKFFIDPMKLLPLSRFLPQPKGSTPRGGGRGGRGGGRGGFGGRGGFRGRGAPRGRGPPRGGGRGFRGRGRF; translated from the exons ATGCGGCCACCGAGAGGCGGCGGAGGTTTCCGCGGACGCGGCGGCGACCGAGGTGGCCGCTTCGGtggaggcggccgcggcggcggcggtaggGGCCGCTtcggtggaggcggcggcgggttcCGCGACGAGGGCCCTCCAGCCGAGGTCGTCG AGGTGTCGACGTTCCTGCACGCCTGCGAGGGGGACGCGGTAACGAAGCTGACGAACGAGAAAGTGCCCTACTTCAACGCGCCCATATACCTCCAGAACAAGACCCAGATCGGCAAAGTCGACGAGATCTTCGGCCCCATCAACGAATCA TATTTCTCGGTCAAGATGTTCGAGGGAGTCATTGCAACATCTTACAACGAAGGTGACAAGTTCTTCATTGACCCCATGAAGCTGCTGCCCCTCTCACGCTTCCTGCCGCAGCCAAA GGGCTCGACTCCAAGAGGTGGTGGTCGCGGTGGAAGAGGTGGTGGTCGCGGTGGATTTGGTGGCCGTGGTGGATTCCGTGGAAGAGGTGCACCAAGGGGTCGTGGACCTCCCAGGGGTGGAGGGCGTGGTTTCAGAGGACGAGGCAGATTCTAG
- the LOC109745452 gene encoding uncharacterized protein isoform X1, which produces MGTRMTVLRRLPIALSSALLEWILMLLLFIDAVYSFLITRFARLCKLPVPCPFCSRLDHVLGNEEPCFYRELICKTHKSELSSLAFCRLHQKLVGAESMCDGCSSSSLAPKVKQNNNDNTDEPAVDVDVLNTTQGGDDVLHSPLTRICSCCAQHFEQRSVSLFSQKSGEIQYAKSPKICTDYPVSWQLDESFETKDIYHQSDHTSHERYSALQMTSDSEVEVPCADDGRDSPPHEAYDMEKRDFQEDAVFEIPGVPHPEVAKPSEMNVQEEQKVTDSGDACSADHVPNYDPDSVISGSQMEAEDISSRRRASQHDPLIAIEELSLEDATVPQIPVAPVDELPKIIGETESCQRTNDSIVDPYTSQFTILEQHYAVAADKNIKEEAQGGEITAISSGMFHQRSTLANDPVTSEQVPKDYHYVASEETYPKDNFGDIPVSQVGVDSETPAEVEDNPKKAEWTGDTGINGLTSHDPSSSTSKDLPAKDAKEPHIPPVAARSNGEVSQGLDAIEEHPQTIETVAERRPSLSTQISMNEAYNLAIGMSGFPSPTLTDVILGKGSSASVNGELRLLLSQLSASRGLEATWLDPGPSPRTYGRGDDLIVQNITRRISLERNVSGLESLDGSIISEMEGESTIDRLRRQIDLDRKSIHLLCRELEEERNAAAIAANQALAMITRLQDEKAAMQMEASHYQRMMEEQAEYDGEALAEANELLAQREDQIQELEAELEKCWTQSGGGGPTEKEDNQLPFEEQHSTAALLEDERAYISESLRKLEKKLHLYSNNNTSTDLSNSDAIEGTQESILLAKGEADLSTFQEEISSLNKRLKTLEGDRDFLEHSINSLKNGKEGAQFIREIACNLRELRAIAIESK; this is translated from the exons ATGGGAACAAGGATGACAGTCCTGCGACGATTGCCCATCGCACTGTCATCGGCATTGCTCGAGTGGATCTTGATGCTTCTGCTATTCATCGACGCAGTTTACTCCTTCCTCATCACCAGATTTGCCCGTCTCTGCAAACTACCGGTACCTTGTCCGTTCTGCTCAAGGCTAGATCATGTCCTCGGCAATGAGGAACCATGCTTCTACAGGGAACTGATCTGCAAAACTCACAAGTCAGAGCTctcatccttggccttctgccGCCTACACCAGAAACTTGTGGGCGCGGAAAGTATGTGCGATGGATGCAGCAGTAGCTCACTTGCTCCAAAAGTGAAACAAAACAACAATGACAACACAGATGAGCCCGCCGTGGATGTCGATGTACTCAATACTACTCAGGGGGGTGATGATGTGTTACATTCTCCTCTTACAAGAATTTGTTCATGTTGTGCACAACATTTTGAACAACGGAGCGTATCGCTGTTCTCTCAGAAGAGTGGAGAGATCCAATATGCTAAGTCACCAAAGATTTGCACGGATTATCCTGTATCATGGCAACTGGACGAATCATTTGAAACCAAAGACATTTACCACCAGAGTGATCATACATCTCATGAGAGATACAGTGCTCTACAGATGACATCTGACTCCGAGGTTGAGGTTCCTTGTGCTGATGATGGCAGAGATTCTCCCCCTCATGAAGCCTATGATATGGAAAAGAGAGACTTTCAGGAAGATGCAGTTTTTGAGATACCAGGTGTTCCACACCCTGAGGTGGCCAAGCCATCTGAAATGAATGTTCAGGAAGAACAAAAAGTGACTGACTCCGGTGATGCATGTTCGGCAGATCATGTTCCCAATTATGACCCTGACAGTGTGATTAGTGGGAGCCAGATGGAAGCAGAGGACATCTCGTCCAGAAGACGAGCATCACAGCATGACCCTCTAATTGCCATTGAAGAGTTATCTTTAGAAG ATGCCACTGTTCCCCAAATTCCAGTTGCACCAGTTGATGAGTTACCTAAGATTATTGGTGAAACTGAATCATGTCAGAGGACGAATGACAGCATCGTCGATCCATATACATCTCAATTCACAATACTCGAACAACACTATGCTGTTGCAGCGGACAAAAATATAAAAG AAGAAGCTCAGGGGGGAGAAATCACTGCTATATCAAGTGGCATGTTTCACCAGAGAAGCACATTGGCTAATGATCCAGTTACAAGTGAACAAGTACCCAAGGACTATCACTATGTTGCTTCAGAAGAAACATATCCGAAAG ATAATTTCGGGGATATCCCCGTTTCACAGGTTGGTGTCGATTCAGAAACTCCTGCTGAAGTTGAAGATAATCCTAAAAAAGCTGAATGGACTGGTGATACCGGAATAAATGGACTGACATCACATGATCCTTCCAGTTCAACTTCCAAAGATTTGCCAGCAAAAG ATGCGAAAGAGCCTCATATACCACCAGTTGCTGCCAGATCAAATGGTGAGGTATCTCAGGGTCTTGATGCCATTGAGGAACATCCCCAAACAATTGAAACGGTTGCTGAAAGGAGACCATCTCTTAGCACTCAGATTAGCATGAACGAAGCCTACAATCTTGCCATTGGCATGAGTGGTTTCCCATCCCCAACCTTGACTGATGTGATTCTTGGAAAAGGCTCTTCGGCTAGTGTAAATGGAGAACTAAGGCTACTGCTTTCACAACTCTCGGCTTCCAGGGGGCTCGAGGCAACTTGGCTTGATCCAGGCCCTAGCCCACGCACATATGGGCGTGGTGATGATTTGATAGTGCAGAACATAACAAGAAGAATCTCGCTCGAGAGAAATGTTTCTGGTCTGGAATCACTGGACGGAAGCATTATCAGCGAAATGGAAGGTGAGAGCACCATCGACCGGCTGAGACGACAGATTGATCTAGACCGGAAGTCGATACACCTCCTCTGCAGGGAGCTGGAAGAAGAGAGGAATGCTGCGGCGATCGCTGCAAACCAAGCACTGGCCATGATCACCAGGCTGCAGGATGAGAAGGCTGCAATGCAGATGGAAGCGTCTCATTACCAGAGGATGATGGAGGAGCAAGCAGAGTACGATGGCGAAGCGCTCGCTGAAGCTAACGAGCTACTTGCTCAAAGAGAAGATCAAATACAGGAATTGGAAGCCGAGCTTGAAAAGTGCTGGACACAGTCTGGAGGCGGAGGGCCAACAGAGAAAGAAGACAATCAGCTCCCCTTTGAAGAACAACATAGCACTGCAGCTTTGCTTGAAGATGAGAGGGCATACATATCAGAAAGTTTGAGGAAGCTGGAGAAGAAGCTTCACTTGTACTCCAACAACAATACTTCTACAGATTTATCAAATTCAGATGCTATAGAGGGGACACAAGAGTCCATTCTCTTGGCTAAGGGGGAGGCTGACCTATCCACATTTCAAGAGGAAATCTCGAGCTTGAATAAAAGATTGAAGACTCTAGAAGGAGACCGCGATTTCCTCGAGCACAGCATAAACTCCCTTAAGAATGGAAAAGAAGGCGCACAATTCATAAGGGAAATTGCCTGCAACCTCAGAGAACTCCGAGCTATTGCCATTGAGAGCAAATAG
- the LOC109745452 gene encoding uncharacterized protein isoform X2, which yields MGTRMTVLRRLPIALSSALLEWILMLLLFIDAVYSFLITRFARLCKLPVPCPFCSRLDHVLGNEEPCFYRELICKTHKSELSSLAFCRLHQKLVGAESMCDGCSSSSLAPKVKQNNNDNTDEPAVDVDVLNTTQGGDDVLHSPLTRICSCCAQHFEQRSVSLFSQKSGEIQYAKSPKICTDYPVSWQLDESFETKDIYHQSDHTSHERYSALQMTSDSEVEVPCADDGRDSPPHEAYDMEKRDFQEDAVFEIPGVPHPEVAKPSEMNVQEEQKVTDSGDACSADHVPNYDPDSVISGSQMEAEDISSRRRASQHDPLIAIEELSLEDATVPQIPVAPVDELPKIIGETESCQRTNDSIVDPYTSQFTILEQHYAVAADKNIKEAQGGEITAISSGMFHQRSTLANDPVTSEQVPKDYHYVASEETYPKDNFGDIPVSQVGVDSETPAEVEDNPKKAEWTGDTGINGLTSHDPSSSTSKDLPAKDAKEPHIPPVAARSNGEVSQGLDAIEEHPQTIETVAERRPSLSTQISMNEAYNLAIGMSGFPSPTLTDVILGKGSSASVNGELRLLLSQLSASRGLEATWLDPGPSPRTYGRGDDLIVQNITRRISLERNVSGLESLDGSIISEMEGESTIDRLRRQIDLDRKSIHLLCRELEEERNAAAIAANQALAMITRLQDEKAAMQMEASHYQRMMEEQAEYDGEALAEANELLAQREDQIQELEAELEKCWTQSGGGGPTEKEDNQLPFEEQHSTAALLEDERAYISESLRKLEKKLHLYSNNNTSTDLSNSDAIEGTQESILLAKGEADLSTFQEEISSLNKRLKTLEGDRDFLEHSINSLKNGKEGAQFIREIACNLRELRAIAIESK from the exons ATGGGAACAAGGATGACAGTCCTGCGACGATTGCCCATCGCACTGTCATCGGCATTGCTCGAGTGGATCTTGATGCTTCTGCTATTCATCGACGCAGTTTACTCCTTCCTCATCACCAGATTTGCCCGTCTCTGCAAACTACCGGTACCTTGTCCGTTCTGCTCAAGGCTAGATCATGTCCTCGGCAATGAGGAACCATGCTTCTACAGGGAACTGATCTGCAAAACTCACAAGTCAGAGCTctcatccttggccttctgccGCCTACACCAGAAACTTGTGGGCGCGGAAAGTATGTGCGATGGATGCAGCAGTAGCTCACTTGCTCCAAAAGTGAAACAAAACAACAATGACAACACAGATGAGCCCGCCGTGGATGTCGATGTACTCAATACTACTCAGGGGGGTGATGATGTGTTACATTCTCCTCTTACAAGAATTTGTTCATGTTGTGCACAACATTTTGAACAACGGAGCGTATCGCTGTTCTCTCAGAAGAGTGGAGAGATCCAATATGCTAAGTCACCAAAGATTTGCACGGATTATCCTGTATCATGGCAACTGGACGAATCATTTGAAACCAAAGACATTTACCACCAGAGTGATCATACATCTCATGAGAGATACAGTGCTCTACAGATGACATCTGACTCCGAGGTTGAGGTTCCTTGTGCTGATGATGGCAGAGATTCTCCCCCTCATGAAGCCTATGATATGGAAAAGAGAGACTTTCAGGAAGATGCAGTTTTTGAGATACCAGGTGTTCCACACCCTGAGGTGGCCAAGCCATCTGAAATGAATGTTCAGGAAGAACAAAAAGTGACTGACTCCGGTGATGCATGTTCGGCAGATCATGTTCCCAATTATGACCCTGACAGTGTGATTAGTGGGAGCCAGATGGAAGCAGAGGACATCTCGTCCAGAAGACGAGCATCACAGCATGACCCTCTAATTGCCATTGAAGAGTTATCTTTAGAAG ATGCCACTGTTCCCCAAATTCCAGTTGCACCAGTTGATGAGTTACCTAAGATTATTGGTGAAACTGAATCATGTCAGAGGACGAATGACAGCATCGTCGATCCATATACATCTCAATTCACAATACTCGAACAACACTATGCTGTTGCAGCGGACAAAAATATAAAAG AAGCTCAGGGGGGAGAAATCACTGCTATATCAAGTGGCATGTTTCACCAGAGAAGCACATTGGCTAATGATCCAGTTACAAGTGAACAAGTACCCAAGGACTATCACTATGTTGCTTCAGAAGAAACATATCCGAAAG ATAATTTCGGGGATATCCCCGTTTCACAGGTTGGTGTCGATTCAGAAACTCCTGCTGAAGTTGAAGATAATCCTAAAAAAGCTGAATGGACTGGTGATACCGGAATAAATGGACTGACATCACATGATCCTTCCAGTTCAACTTCCAAAGATTTGCCAGCAAAAG ATGCGAAAGAGCCTCATATACCACCAGTTGCTGCCAGATCAAATGGTGAGGTATCTCAGGGTCTTGATGCCATTGAGGAACATCCCCAAACAATTGAAACGGTTGCTGAAAGGAGACCATCTCTTAGCACTCAGATTAGCATGAACGAAGCCTACAATCTTGCCATTGGCATGAGTGGTTTCCCATCCCCAACCTTGACTGATGTGATTCTTGGAAAAGGCTCTTCGGCTAGTGTAAATGGAGAACTAAGGCTACTGCTTTCACAACTCTCGGCTTCCAGGGGGCTCGAGGCAACTTGGCTTGATCCAGGCCCTAGCCCACGCACATATGGGCGTGGTGATGATTTGATAGTGCAGAACATAACAAGAAGAATCTCGCTCGAGAGAAATGTTTCTGGTCTGGAATCACTGGACGGAAGCATTATCAGCGAAATGGAAGGTGAGAGCACCATCGACCGGCTGAGACGACAGATTGATCTAGACCGGAAGTCGATACACCTCCTCTGCAGGGAGCTGGAAGAAGAGAGGAATGCTGCGGCGATCGCTGCAAACCAAGCACTGGCCATGATCACCAGGCTGCAGGATGAGAAGGCTGCAATGCAGATGGAAGCGTCTCATTACCAGAGGATGATGGAGGAGCAAGCAGAGTACGATGGCGAAGCGCTCGCTGAAGCTAACGAGCTACTTGCTCAAAGAGAAGATCAAATACAGGAATTGGAAGCCGAGCTTGAAAAGTGCTGGACACAGTCTGGAGGCGGAGGGCCAACAGAGAAAGAAGACAATCAGCTCCCCTTTGAAGAACAACATAGCACTGCAGCTTTGCTTGAAGATGAGAGGGCATACATATCAGAAAGTTTGAGGAAGCTGGAGAAGAAGCTTCACTTGTACTCCAACAACAATACTTCTACAGATTTATCAAATTCAGATGCTATAGAGGGGACACAAGAGTCCATTCTCTTGGCTAAGGGGGAGGCTGACCTATCCACATTTCAAGAGGAAATCTCGAGCTTGAATAAAAGATTGAAGACTCTAGAAGGAGACCGCGATTTCCTCGAGCACAGCATAAACTCCCTTAAGAATGGAAAAGAAGGCGCACAATTCATAAGGGAAATTGCCTGCAACCTCAGAGAACTCCGAGCTATTGCCATTGAGAGCAAATAG